TGGGAGGAGTGTGTCTGCTTGTCGTGCTTGTGGCCGTTCTTCTCACGGAGACCCAGCTGATTCAGTTTGTGAGGACTCAGCTGTTGCCACgatacagaaaaaaacatgcttGAATCAGACAAAAGGTtgttgagaagaaaaaaaacctgttcCATCTACAAACAGAGAAGCTACTGATCAGTAGCTGCTGTGACTGTGAAGGACTGGAGAAGATGGAGGGGAAGAAgggaaccttttttctttttgatgggACAAGAgtgtttttctgtattttcactgTAACATTCCCGTTTACGAGTGTGATACATGCCATTACTGTTTTAATATCCAACTGTTGGTGTAAGGATTGAATGTATTTGAGAAATACAgtgatttaatattttttttgctgGAGACTTAGTTTGTAtgccatattttatttatacaattCTTAGTGGTGTTACACTTATTTCCATGAGAAAAGTATGAAATGTTGACAGTTCAAATCCGACGcatattaatgttaatgtttgtttgtcagcaaattaatgaaaaaaatgacCAAGCCGAATTTTCTTAAATCTGGTGGAATATCAGCAAAAACAAGAATTCATTGACTTGTTTTGCGTAAATCCTGATCACGTTCCTGTTTGTATGGATGATGTTTCCTTAAAATTGAAGGAAATAAGGAAGCaagggaggaaaaaagaaagaaatacttGTCTTATTTGGGAGGTCACTTTAGTAATACACACGAAATAAGTAGATCATGGCCAAGATAAATCAAAGATTGTTGGCAAAGTCCAAGGCTCAAAACTTTGTAATTTGCTAACCGTCGTTGACTTAAGAGAATTTCTCATGTCTTAAACCATGCcttggaacagtggaccagtcATCGCGTCACATATTGCCCGGAAATACTTTTCAGTTATTTGTTGGTCTCAAAGGGCTTAATTATGATTCagttatgattaaaaaaaaatcttttacaaCAGGACaatgtatgtttatgtttattctcctctcagctgtaaGGCTCAAGAGTGGCGTTTGCCAGGAGGTTTGATGTCTGAAGACGTTTTCTGTCTTCTGAGTTCATTTTCATTGGCGTGCTCTGCACCAGTACTGCCAAAAAAGCCTTTTCGGTGCATATGAGTGGGGGAGGTGACGCAAACGGACATATGTCATCTTTCCTGTGTATCTGGAATATATTAGTTGAAGCCTAATGCCAGAATTTTCTTGTTGTGTTCTCATCATTTCTCAATGAACCAATGACTAAAACCAGAGGCCGAGGGACAGGAAAGAGGAGGAGTCTGCTCACTCATTACATCATTTGTTAGTCTTAAGAACAGATTTATTGTCCACTTGAGAATCATTGCCAGATTGTGTGTATATATGAGAGTGTGTGTTGGGTGGAACCAACAAGAGGAAAACAGACCGCTGACAGAAAGACGAGAATTTCTTGCTGTCGAGTTTCTTCAGTCCATCGAATCATCATGTCTCAAGTAAGACCACTGTTTGAGTTTTTCTTACACCTTTGAAATCTATCGTTGAGGACACGGTGGActgcaaaatattttttgtttccaCCCTTCAGCCTGGTCAGGAAGATGAACAAATGCAGCGtcctgaaatgagagaagagGACCTGACTGAAGCAAAGACCAAGCTGGGTACTGGTGGGTCTGCAAAGAGCAAGACCTTTGAAGTAATGGAGGAATGCGGTGAGGAAAAACACATGCATATGAACACTCGTGGTACAGTGACTTAACTAGACATCAGGCCTGCACATGATAGTAGAAGGAAACAACTTTTGTGTTCTGTATCTGGTTAAGCTAAGATCACACTGTggcagtgagtgtgtgtgaggggcATTTCTCATGATGCTCAAGTTTCCATTCCATATACAGAGAGGAAAAGAGAAGCTGTAATGATGAGAGATTCCCACAGTGCTCCCTGTTACCCACTGGGatcaaatatgtgtgtgtgtgtgtgtgtgtgtgtactttatataaagcagaaataagcaGGCTTACATCATTTTTCTAGCACCccatatacagtaaaatattctAATGTTTGGTTCTTTGCAGAGAAAAAGGGTAAAGCTGCTCCCTCGGTGTTCAGTGGAGCGAGGTCAGGAGCAGAGACTGCTTTCAACACACGCTCAGCTCGACCAGTCAGGAAGTAGAGGGAAACTTCCTGACTGCAGCTGGACAGCAGCTGTTCCACGTTAAGGAGTCTCCTGCTCTTCTGAAATCTAGCTTAcggctttttttgtgtgttcctGGCTTTGAGTTGCAAATGATATGCAGTTATACAAATAAGGCACAAATTTGCACTTTAAAAACACCAGTTAATAACTTCAGAGAATTAGCTGTCATCTCCAGTGAAGGAATGTAGCTAAATGCACTTATACAAGTAAAGCATTTTAAGCACAAAGCAGTGATAACTGCACTGTACTCGAGTCTTTTGTTGTCATCCTCCTTTCTTCCTCTGCTTCACTATATTTCAAAGGGAAACTGTACTGACAATTTGTTACAAACACGTGACATACTATGAGTCATTAGTAATAAACTTACCCAACACTTTATACAAGTACAGCTGGAATGATTATTTATGCACCAGTTGATGGAAAATAGCAACTACATTCACAAATACCAACAGTACTTGCGACTgctgttttctccattttcagGTGTTTTCGACCAATCAACTGCttaatggagacatttttatacAGATTTTTatgattaaaataatttttcatgtgtcgaTATAAAATGGCTCAACTCCAACTCAACGGTGAAATCCTGATTTTACATTCTAATAATCAACTTAAAGTAGAATAACAGTCAAATTATGCATCTACTTGTATTCTAGTACTTAATACTTGTTTCCTGTGTTATAGCATGTTTTTTATGACAGTAACGTTTCGAGAACAGAATATGTAACGACTTCAATCTACAGTGAAGGAAACGCGTGCTCCCTCCaccaaaaaatgttttcatttaaattctGGATGATGTCTCTTACTATCAAACTTTAAACCTATAGCTTTAGAGCAGTGACACAAGACAACAAAAGCAACATATTCAATACTGAACTTGAAACAACATACCATTATATCATTTTCTTTATACAAATGCAGAATAAAGGGTGAAATATCTGCACAGTAAGGCTAAGGCAATAATAAAGCGTGTGTAAAAATGTAAGATGTTACAAATCTACAAAAACTGAGGCAATCAGCTTATCTCTTATCCCTTTTATTCAAAAAAATGCTCAACAACTTACAGAATTAATAAAACTTTAGATTTGTTAGAACAAAACAACTACAGTAAATGAAGTGGGACACTTGAATggagagaagagatggaaaaATGCAAAGCATCAACACATAGAACAAGTATGGAGCAAAAAGTGACCACGGTCCAGTGGACTGTCACAGAAATGTTAGAAATCCAGTTTTATTTCATAAACTTGTGATGCTGGTCTTGGAGGATTTTGGCTGAAGACTTGGCGTCGTAGAACAGCTCGTTGATTTCCTCGACCTGCTCTTTCTCTACGTTCTCTTTCCCTTGAACACGGCCCAGCAGACTGGCTGGTGTCAGCAGCTGTACGGCGTACCTGagaggaaaaaaggaaacatgAGCAGCGTGGCCAACATCAGTGTGGGATGTTAAGGAAATTAAGAGTAGCTGCCAGTCTCTAAAATATTTTCTCACATGTCTACGGAGATCTTGCTGCAGATAAAATAATGTGGATGCCAACTTTATCAAATGCTGTTTTGACTAAAGATGCCGACTCATCACCGGGTTCCAGTGTTGCAAAAGGGAATGAACCATCACCCCGTCGCTGCTGAACCGATCAAAACGCAGTTCTTACTATGAGCAGTGCGGGCACCTGAATTATTAGACCTCCTTAATTTGACGTTTCTCACCACAAGGCTCCCGATCTTGCGCTTAGTATAAATCTTAACGCCGTTCCCCCCTGCCTTTAAatgatttctgtctttttcatgAGTTTATGATTGTTGCTTCTACCTGCCAAGGCCTGAAAACACTGAAGCTCAAACACTCGGACCACTTCTTAAACTCAATTTAAGTATGATCTGTGACCATGGAGAATGTATGCGAATACCTGAGGGTGGTTTTGGTGCCAATCTCCGCCAGGTGTGCTAGAGCTTCCTCGCTGATAATGATCCCCTCTGTCTGAGCACGAATCTTGATGATCTACAAATCATGGGCTTGTTAGCGACACATTACGAGATGTAATTTCACCGATTTCGACACTGGAGACTCACCTGCTTCATCTCCTGTGGTGTGTACAACATGGTGCGGATTATCATGACTCTGTCGAGCAGGTCCAGAGGGATCCCGTGTGGAGAGCTGATGTCCT
The Odontesthes bonariensis isolate fOdoBon6 chromosome 3, fOdoBon6.hap1, whole genome shotgun sequence DNA segment above includes these coding regions:
- the mustn1a gene encoding musculoskeletal embryonic nuclear protein 1a, translated to MSQPGQEDEQMQRPEMREEDLTEAKTKLGTGGSAKSKTFEVMEECEKKGKAAPSVFSGARSGAETAFNTRSARPVRK